Proteins from one Camelina sativa cultivar DH55 chromosome 8, Cs, whole genome shotgun sequence genomic window:
- the LOC104709657 gene encoding putative F-box protein At4g11580: MRKANSSREDSKWSTLDTNILATIFDKLDIMDITMGASRVCIYWFLVSHNNNTTLWNTIDLTKLKHKGKNVFYKYRVDDEVEEALSFSNFLIKINKLFFNFYKVDGIKLRDLLIEITKLSRTSPRNLFFNFYSCLQKEDLMFVAERIPNIEKLALPVSWSLYNEVESFRFAFGQWKNLNTLIMVHNEFFLFCKFQFRVVGENCNNLNNLKIMGRLGKYDAVQIVRYLQSLKRLSLRCSVVYVEEVISLIRGLENLTTLNLTHCLYLGIDMERLDGARRIQRWTLSMKSVLSSIYRVMFMRSGKVPSWENMDSDILAKIFEKLNVVDITVGASRVCVTWFLAAHQKSLWKTINLANPQLVEFKHPRVKNLRLKSQYVNVEEGLHNIGKILIRVTKFSGTVPTNLFFNFNFFVEDEDLIIASERMPNIRKLVLPQWCNIRESSYKFAFSQWKNLLNQAQRILNQGQKINE; encoded by the exons ATGAGGAAGGCAAACAGCTCAAGAGAAGATTCAAAATGGTCAACTCTAGATACAAACATACTTGCCACTATCTTCGATAAGCTTGACATTATGGACATTACCATGGGAGCTTCACGTGTATGCATCTATTGGTTCCTTGTCtcccacaacaacaacacaactcTGTGGAACACCATCGACCTCACCAAGCTAAAACACAAGGGAAAAAACGTCTTCTATAAATACCGGGTTGATGATGAAGTAGAAGAAGCCCTAAGCTTTAGTAATTTCTTAATTAAGATCAACAAGCTCTTCTTTAACTTTTATAAAGTTGATGGCATAAAACTCAGGGATCTATTGATTGAGATCACAAAGTTGAGCCGCACGTCCCCGCGGAATTTGTTCTTTAACTTTTACTCCTGTTTACAAAAGGAGGATCTCATGTTTGTTGCTGAGAG gaTCCCAAACATAGAGAAACTTGCTTTACCAGTTTCATGGTCACTGTATAATGAGGTGGAGTCATTTAGGTTTGCGTTTGGTCAGTGGAAGAATCTTAACACACTGATCATGGTTCATAatgaatttttcttgttttgcaaaTTCCAATTTCGAGTTGTGGGAGAGAACTGCAATAACCTCAACAACTTGAAAATTATGGGTCGTTTGGGTAAGTACGATGCTGTGCAAATCGTGCGTTACCTCCAGAGCCTCAAGAGGTTGAGTTTACGATGCTCTGTGGTCTATGTTGAAGAAGTTATATCGCTAATCAGAGGTCTGGAAAACCTCACGACCCTTAACCTGACACATTGCCTATACTT aGGCATTGATATGGAGAGATTAGATGGTGCAAGAAGAATCCAGAGATGGACACTCTCTATGAAATCTGTCCTTagttcaat CTATCGTGTGATGTTCATGAGATCAGGAAAAGTTCCAAGCTGGGAGAATATGGATAGCGATATTTTAGCCAAGATTTTCGAGAAGCTCAATGTAGTGGATATTACCGTCGGAGCATCACGCGTCTGTGTCACTTGGTTCCTTGCCGCTCACCAAAAATCTCTATGGAAAACAATCAACCTCGCCAATCCCCAACTCGTCGAGTTCAAGCATCCTCGAGTAAAAAACTTGCGGCTCAAATCCCAATATGTAAACGTAGAAGAAGGTCTACACAATATTGGGAAGATTTTGATTAGAGTTACCAAATTCAGTGGTACAGTTCCGACAAATTTGTTCTTCAACTTCAATTTCTTTGTAGAAGATGAGGATCTCATCATTGCTTCTGAGAG GATGCCAAATATCAGAAAACTTGTCTTACCTCAGTGGTGCAATATACGTGAGAGTTCATATAAATTTGCATTCAGTCAATGGAAGAACCTATTGAATCAAGCACAAAGAATATTGAATCAAGGACAAAAGATTAACGAATGA
- the LOC109125958 gene encoding uncharacterized protein LOC109125958, with translation MENHSRLASIVMRPSVKPASIRTVLHVAVSLNWHAHQLDVKNAFLYGDLDETVYMHQSPGFVDPTRPTHVCLLRKSLYGLKQAPRAWYHRFATFATKIGFNQSKADASLFVLKRGKDLAYLLLYVDDISLTSSSTSLLRSIITSLNSEFSMTDLGKLHYFLGIAINRDKHGMFLSQQNYAAGIIHRTGMTGCNPTTTPVDTSSKLPAAVGTTVADLTLYRGLAGALQYLTFTRPDIAYAVQQVCLHMHDPREPHLHALKRIIRYQKGTITNGIRLKPTSISTITAYTDADWAGCTTTRRSTSGYCVFLGDNLVSWSSK, from the coding sequence ATGGAAAATCACAGCAGATTGGCATCGATTGTGATGAGACCTTCAGTCAAGCCTGCCTCAATCCGTACCGTCCTTCACGTTGCTGTTTCTCTCAACTGGCATGCTCATCAATTAGACGTCAAAAACGCTTTCCTATACGGTGATCTGGACGAGACAGTTTATATGCATCAATCTCCAGGATTCGTTGATCCCACTCGACCTACCCATGTTTGTCTCCTCCGTAAATCTCTTTACGGCCTCAAACAAGCGCCTCGGGCTTGGTATCATCGTTTCGCCACCTTTGCCACCAAAATAGGATTCAACCAAAGCAAAGCCGATGCCTCATTATTTGTTCTCAAACGTGGGAAAGATTTAGCATACCTCCTTCTCTACGTTGATGACATCAGTCTCACCTCCTCTTCCACTTCCCTATTACGGTCGATTATAACATCACTTAATTCTGAATTTTCTATGACTGATCTAGGCAAACTTCACTATTTTCTTGGCATTGCTATTAACAGGGACAAACATGGGATGTTCTTGAGCCAACAAAACTATGCAGCGGGCATCATACATCGAACCGGGATGACTGGTTGCAACCCTACCACCACACCGGTTGATACATCTTCCAAACTTCCCGCTGCGGTTGGAACAACTGTTGCAGACCTAACACTCTATCGTGGCCTCGCTGGTGCTCTCCAATACCTCACGTTTACTCGCCCTGACATAGCCTATGCCGTTCAACAAGTGTGTCTCCATATGCATGATCCCCGTGAGCCTCATCTTCATGCCCTCAAGCGAATCATCCGATACCAAAAGGGGACCATCACAAACGGCATTCGACTGAAACCAACCTCTATCTCTACGATCACGGCTTACACGGACGCTGATTGGGCAGGCTGCACAACCACACGCCGTTCCACGTCTGGCTATTGCGTTTTCCTTGGTGATAACCTTGTCTCATGGTCGTCCAAATGA
- the LOC104709658 gene encoding proline-rich receptor-like protein kinase PERK2, whose translation MSERTAGFDSRYGYVNVSDTCSSTPSSQFFTYPLLHSIPPSIPPLPPSSSTDPPLTTVQPSTTPSTTIPLPPPRDLPRPPISSSSSAPPAPTNPSTSVQPLSTVPTTTSFSQLTTSPRLSPSVPPSLPNAAAAPTPQPQPPHVIHTRSRSGISKKK comes from the exons ATGTCCGAGCGTACTGCTGGTTTCGACTCTAGGTATGGCTATGTCAATG TTTCCGATACCTGCTCGTCAACACCGTCTTCCCAATTTTTTACTTATCCGCTTCTCCATTCTATTCCCCCGTCAATCCCTCCTCTACCACCGTCGAGCTCCACTGACCCTCCTCTCACCACTGTTCAACCGTCCACGACTCCATCTACTAcaattcctcttcctcctcctcgtgATCTTCCTAGACCTCCTATatcgtcttcctcttctgcaCCCCCTGCTCCTACTAATCCTTCTACCTCTGTTCAGCCATTATCAACGGTCCCGACAACAACATCCTTTTCTCAGCTCACTACCTCTCCTCGTCTTTCTCCCTCGGTTCCACCTTCGTTACCCAACGCGGCAGCAGCCCCTActcctcaacctcaacctccTCATGTCATCCACACTCGTAGTCGCAGTGGCATAAGTAAAAAGAAATAG
- the LOC104709659 gene encoding F-box protein At4g11590-like: MGDDLSQLSLMRFDLGSEKLDLFTSVSGDFPTAFLYFSTLISYKGKVALATNTRMDLEVWVLDQQAKTLGWLKESFSINIGKKWKQYDLGIIRGTTHRDELILAPRFYYNEFYVYLYNPYTNMLRGPKLNYTETKHPETKAMVFSDYVESVRLL, from the coding sequence ATGGGCGATGATTTGTCTCAGTTAAGCTTAATGAGATTCGATTTGGGGTCGGAAAAGTTGGATCTTTTTACTAGTGTATCCGGCGACTTTCCAACTGCGTTTCTATATTTTTCAACTTTGATTAGCTACAAGGGGAAAGTAGCTTTAGCCACTAACACAAGGATGGATTTGGAAGTGTGGGTTTTGGATCAGCAAGCCAAGACTCTAGGATGGTTGAAGGAAAGTTTTAGTATCAACATTGGGAAGAAGTGGAAACAATATGATTTGGGAATTATCAGAGGCACAACTCATAGAGATGAGCTAATTTTGGCACCACGGTTCTATTATAATGAGTTTTATGTTTACCTTTACAATCCATACACGAATATGCTTAGAGGACCAAAGTTGAATTACACGGAGACCAAGCATCCGGAGACCAAAGCAATGGTTTTTTCGGATTATGTAGAGAGTGTTAGGTTGTTGTAG
- the LOC104709660 gene encoding putative F-box protein At4g11580, protein MPNIEKLALPVPLSLRNEKNSFRFAFSQWKSLKTLIMAYNEFTWFSFEIRIVGESCSNLSNLKLMGNLGNDDAENIVHYLQSLTRLSLRCSFINVEGVLLLIRGLRNLAILNLTHCLILGWYLMINDVVQAATQNLDKLITCSEDDCQVCENRPSGEHNFYGKNWRNNEIKELEF, encoded by the coding sequence ATGCCAAACATAGAGAAACTTGCTTTACCAGTTCCATTGTCATTGCGTAATGAAAAGAACTCATTTAGATTTGCGTTTAGTCAGTGGAAGAGTCTTAAAACACTGATCATGGCTTATAATGAATTTACCTGGTTCTCATTCGAGATTCGAATTGTGGGAGAGAGCTGCAGTAACCTCAGCAACTTGAAACTTATGGGTAATTTGGGAAACGACGATGCTGAAAATATCGTGCATTACCTCCAGAGCCTCACTAGGTTGAGTTTGCGATGCTCTTTCATCAATGTTGAAGGAGTTCTCCTACTAATCAGAGGTCTTCGAAACCTAGCGATCCTTAACTTGACACATTGCTTAATCTTGGGCTGGTATCTTATGATCAATGATGTTGTACAAGCTGCCACTCAGAATCTTGACAAACTTATCACATGTTCAGAAGATGATTGTCAAGTTTGCGAAAATCGACCTTCCGGGGAGCATAATTTTTACGGGAAGAATTGGCGAAACAACGAGATAAAAGAACTTGAAttctga
- the LOC104709661 gene encoding uncharacterized protein LOC104709661 has translation MAASFAFFRVQVKILHSWRQYTPTAGETLECILADSTGTKIHASVKKDLVVRHANQLQEGQWRFIETFSLTNAAGHFRPTGHVYKINFLNGTNIRASDNGSESIFLSLSKFLRILAHEVNTSILVDVIGQVVNVGDVEDLDVNNKPVKKIDFELRDVT, from the exons ATGGCTGCTTCATTTGCTTTCTTTCGTGTGCAAGTCAAAATCCTTCACTCATGGCGTCAATATACGCCTACGGCTGGTGAAACACTTGAGTGTATCTTAGCTGATTCCACG GGTACAAAGATCCACGCATCTGTCAAGAAGGATTTGGTTGTTCGACATGCTAATCAGTTGCAGGAAGGTCAATGGAGGTTCATTGAGACATTCAGTCTAACCAATGCTGCTGGTCATTTCAGACCCACTGGACACGTCTACAAGATCAATTTCCTTAACGGTACCAACATTAGGGCGAGTGACAATGGTAGTGAGTCGATTTTCTTATCCCTCTCAAAGTTTCTAAGGATCCTTGCACACGAGGTTAATACCAGCATATTGGTTG atgTTATTGGTCAAGTTGTTAATGTTGGTGATGTTGAAGACCTTGATGTTAACAATAAACCAGTTAAGAAGATTGACTTCGAGCTCAGAGATGTTACGTAA
- the LOC104707456 gene encoding uncharacterized protein LOC104707456 isoform X2, with product MIPKDGLMLTFRGSKPKRPANFPRGPENLLAFEQKTIKELKDSFEVGKAKIKCTIYGDDTDWAWYYFSCKKCNKKVTHVQTQCNNAAITTKAKSPKFWGDVCRAVVTNVLARYKLHVKVMDNTGETKLMFFDTAAADVVSESAYTVLNGSFDEVLVETLVYY from the exons ATGATCCCAAAAGATGGTCTGATGCTAACCTTCCGTGGGAGTAAGCCAAAGAGACCTGCTAACTTCCCTAGAGGACCTGAGAATCTTCTTGCATTTGAGCAAAAGACGATTAAGGAGTTAAAAGACTCCTTTGAG GTTGGAAAAGCTAAGATTAAGTGTACTATTTATGGTGACGACACCGACTGGGCTTGGTATTACTTCAGCTGCAAGAAATGTAACAAGAAGGTCACACATGTGCAAACACAATGTAACAATGCTGCAATTACCACCAAAGCGAAGTCGCCGAAATTTTGGGGTGATGTATGTAGGGCTGTTGTAACCAACGTACTCGCAAG GTACAAGCTTCACGTGAAAGTCATGGATAACACAGGTGAAACTAAACTCATGTTTTTCGATACTGCCGCTGCTGATGTTGTCTCTGAGAGTGCCTACACGGTTCTTAATGGTTCCTTCGATGAGGTATTAGTTGAAACATTGGTATATTATTAG
- the LOC104707456 gene encoding uncharacterized protein LOC104707456 isoform X1 — MLIYEPETLPDALKILKGKTFQFLVCIEKENLWDGLETYKVSTVLSKHGMLAEEHTLEESDNNLSHSKINSENLGLEFTSLSDGSQDDLSPPSKRYLDLKEDLFDQSSITKRKCVQSSKLADLVNVSIDKRDFDAVVSAEDEGFIDDKNNIEEVTITNGPVERRGLKPNLVRVKVEPN; from the exons ATGTTGATTTATGAACCTGAGACCTTGCCAGACGcacttaaaattttgaaaggaAAGACATTCCAATTTCTTGTGTGTATTGAGAAAGAGAATTTGTGGGATGGTCTTGAAACCTACAAAGTCTCTACTGTTTTGTCTAAGCATGGAATGTTGGCGGAAGAACACACTCTTGAAGAATCTGATAACAATTTGAGTCATTCTAAGATTAACTCGGAGAATTTG GGGTTGGAGTTCACTTCTTTGAGCGATGGTAGCCAAGATGATTTGTCACCTCCGTCCAAACGTTATCTTGATTTGAAAGAAGACCTCTTTGATCAGTCTTCCATAACAAAGAGAAAGTGTGTGCAATCATCTAAGTTGGCTGATCTGGTGAACGTATCTATTGATAAACGTGACTTTGATGCAGTTGTGTCCGCTGAAGATGAAGGTTTCATTGATGATAAGAACAATATTGAAGAGGTTACTATCACCAACGGACCTGTTGAGCGTCGTGGGCTTAAGCCCAATCTGGTTCGAGTGAAGGTTGAGCCTAATTAA